A genomic region of Fodinisporobacter ferrooxydans contains the following coding sequences:
- a CDS encoding ABC transporter substrate-binding protein — protein MKKHQTKLVSVIGLAAMITLTGCGSSSTSSSQASSAADKNTITLGVITSITGGDSEFGKAQKEGYELALQEINKNGGILGKQVKLEYLDDKSSAQEAAKDVDQLVNQDHMKLILGPYSSGSALAVVKKATTYKVPVIVPTATAANVTETGSKYVFRLCATSDDYAKAMVELFKKQGDVKTLAIVHEDQNFGASADKAMKKFAQEAGIQVVDDESYSTKDLDYKPLLNRVKQKHPDAIYFASYSKDAVALMTQAKEIDLNAKYFTAAGTGFSVGSFPKDAGSAADYTLAAGQWDASAKWKGSKEFDQNIFKKFGDHPSYHDMEAYASLYTAKAAIEKAGSLDSQKIRDALASIQLDTAFGPVKFDDKGQNAHPVLITQVQNGKFVTVYPESAATGQLKVPTPAWKDRK, from the coding sequence ATGAAGAAACATCAGACGAAACTCGTATCGGTCATTGGATTGGCAGCTATGATAACGCTTACGGGATGTGGCAGCAGTTCAACAAGTTCCAGTCAGGCGTCTTCGGCAGCAGACAAAAACACGATCACTCTCGGAGTGATTACTTCCATTACCGGGGGCGACTCGGAATTCGGAAAAGCGCAAAAAGAAGGATACGAACTTGCTTTGCAGGAAATCAACAAAAACGGCGGGATCCTTGGAAAACAAGTCAAGCTGGAGTACCTGGACGATAAGTCAAGCGCGCAAGAAGCGGCGAAAGACGTGGACCAATTGGTCAATCAGGATCATATGAAACTGATTCTCGGTCCATACAGCTCTGGTTCTGCTCTTGCAGTTGTAAAAAAGGCGACGACGTATAAAGTACCAGTGATCGTGCCGACCGCGACTGCGGCCAATGTGACGGAAACGGGTTCCAAATATGTGTTCCGCCTTTGTGCAACATCGGATGATTACGCAAAAGCGATGGTCGAGCTGTTCAAAAAGCAAGGAGATGTAAAAACGCTTGCGATTGTGCATGAAGATCAGAACTTTGGCGCCAGCGCAGACAAAGCGATGAAGAAATTTGCGCAAGAAGCGGGCATTCAAGTCGTGGATGATGAAAGCTACTCTACCAAAGATTTGGATTACAAACCACTGTTGAATCGGGTGAAGCAAAAGCATCCGGATGCCATCTATTTTGCTTCCTATTCGAAAGATGCGGTTGCCTTAATGACACAAGCCAAAGAAATCGATCTGAATGCCAAATACTTTACAGCGGCAGGTACGGGATTTAGCGTGGGTTCCTTTCCGAAAGATGCGGGATCTGCGGCAGACTATACGCTGGCAGCCGGTCAGTGGGATGCTTCCGCGAAATGGAAAGGTTCCAAAGAATTTGATCAAAACATTTTCAAGAAATTTGGCGATCATCCTTCCTATCATGACATGGAAGCATATGCCTCTCTCTACACAGCGAAAGCAGCGATTGAGAAAGCAGGCAGCTTAGATTCGCAAAAGATTCGCGATGCACTGGCGAGTATTCAACTGGATACCGCATTTGGTCCGGTCAAGTTTGATGACAAAGGACAAAATGCCCATCCGGTTCTGATCACGCAAGTCCAAAACGGGAAATTTGTCACCGTTTATCCGGAATCGGCAGCGACCGGCCAGTTGAAAGTTCCGACACCTGCTTGGAAAGATCGTAAATAA
- a CDS encoding carbohydrate ABC transporter permease gives MLTFKFVAGTVFFVNLVGFGLAYLVTTGIRIQNFMRTAYFTPNLIGGLVLGYIWQFIFVQFLPAIGDKLKIGLLKLGWLGDPHMAYWALVLVTIWQSAGYMMIIFIAGLISIPKDVLEASTIDGAGPFRRLIYVTLPLMVPSFVVTIFLSLKNAFMVYDLNFSLTKGGPYNSTEMVSMYVVNKAFVESNYGVGQAEAIVLFLIVVAVTGVQVYFSKKMEVEA, from the coding sequence TTGTTAACGTTCAAGTTTGTAGCAGGTACGGTCTTTTTTGTGAATCTTGTCGGATTTGGATTAGCTTATCTTGTCACGACCGGTATTCGGATTCAAAACTTTATGAGAACGGCATATTTTACGCCAAATCTGATTGGCGGGTTGGTTCTTGGGTATATTTGGCAATTTATATTTGTTCAATTCTTGCCGGCAATTGGCGATAAACTGAAGATCGGGTTGCTGAAGCTTGGCTGGTTGGGCGATCCGCATATGGCCTATTGGGCGCTTGTTTTGGTTACGATCTGGCAATCAGCCGGCTATATGATGATCATTTTCATTGCCGGCTTGATCAGTATTCCAAAGGATGTCCTCGAAGCCTCGACGATTGATGGAGCAGGTCCTTTTCGGAGACTTATCTATGTTACGCTCCCCCTAATGGTGCCGTCTTTTGTCGTCACTATCTTCTTGTCTCTGAAAAATGCATTTATGGTGTATGACTTGAATTTCTCGCTAACAAAAGGCGGACCCTACAACAGCACCGAGATGGTTTCCATGTATGTGGTGAATAAAGCTTTTGTTGAATCAAATTACGGAGTAGGGCAGGCAGAAGCGATCGTTCTCTTTTTGATTGTCGTTGCAGTCACGGGAGTTCAGGTGTATTTCAGTAAGAAAATGGAGGTTGAAGCATAA
- a CDS encoding glycoside hydrolase family 13 protein: MKKTWWKESVVYQIYPRSFMDSNGDGIGDLPGILSKLDYLKDLGIDVIWLCPIYQSPNDDNGYDISDYYEIMSEFGAMEDFDRLLHEVHARGMKLIMDLVVNHTSDEHAWFIESRSSKDHPKRDYYIWRPAAKDGGVPNNWESFFSGSTWQYDEATGEYYLHLFSKKQPDLNWENPEVVADVHKMMKWWLDKGIDGFRVDAINHIGKADGFPDDPHPEDKSHNTGYRLFANLPKVHEQLQKLNREVFSRYDIMTVGETSGIGPREALLYVDENRDEMNMVFQFEHMSIDSGDGGKWDVQPWSLPDLKQIMSKWQTELYGKGWNALYFNNHDQPRAVSRFGDDQTYWAESAKLLATFLHTLCGTPYVYQGEEIGMTNVAFDSIDSYQDLESLNFYKEKVSEGADLAQVLKRIHDKGRDNARTPMQWNDGPQAGFTTGEPWIQLNTNYMDINVEQQLLDPDSIFNYYKKLIQLRKQYEVFVYGDYQLILEDHPEIYAYVRTFENETLLVILNFFGRTPTFQLPDCLHIEAPELLISNYAVAADREIQEITLQPYEARVYRLPTNPSSANEGES; the protein is encoded by the coding sequence ATGAAAAAAACATGGTGGAAAGAAAGTGTCGTGTATCAAATATACCCGCGTAGTTTTATGGATAGCAATGGAGATGGAATTGGGGATCTTCCAGGAATTTTGTCGAAGTTGGATTACTTAAAGGATTTAGGAATCGATGTGATTTGGCTTTGTCCGATTTATCAATCCCCAAATGACGACAACGGCTATGACATCAGCGACTATTATGAGATCATGTCGGAATTTGGTGCAATGGAGGATTTTGATAGACTTTTACATGAAGTTCATGCACGCGGAATGAAGTTGATTATGGACTTGGTTGTCAATCATACATCTGATGAACATGCATGGTTTATCGAAAGTCGTTCATCGAAAGATCATCCGAAGCGCGACTATTATATTTGGCGGCCTGCTGCAAAAGATGGAGGGGTACCAAATAACTGGGAGTCATTTTTCAGCGGATCGACTTGGCAATATGATGAAGCTACGGGAGAATACTATTTGCATTTGTTTTCGAAAAAGCAGCCGGATCTTAACTGGGAAAACCCTGAAGTGGTTGCAGATGTGCACAAGATGATGAAGTGGTGGCTGGACAAGGGAATCGATGGATTTCGCGTCGATGCGATCAATCACATTGGCAAAGCTGACGGATTCCCTGATGATCCGCACCCGGAAGATAAAAGCCACAATACCGGCTATCGGCTGTTTGCAAACTTGCCGAAAGTACACGAACAGCTGCAAAAGCTGAACCGCGAAGTATTCAGCAGATACGATATCATGACAGTCGGTGAAACATCAGGAATTGGGCCACGGGAAGCACTCTTATATGTGGATGAAAATCGTGATGAAATGAACATGGTCTTTCAATTTGAACACATGTCGATCGATTCAGGCGACGGCGGAAAATGGGATGTGCAGCCTTGGAGTTTGCCGGATCTGAAACAGATTATGAGCAAATGGCAAACGGAGCTGTACGGAAAAGGCTGGAATGCATTGTATTTCAATAACCATGATCAACCAAGAGCGGTGTCGCGTTTTGGGGATGATCAAACATATTGGGCAGAATCGGCAAAATTGTTGGCGACGTTTTTGCATACGTTATGTGGTACACCTTACGTCTACCAAGGCGAGGAAATCGGCATGACCAATGTCGCATTTGATTCGATTGATTCGTATCAAGATTTGGAATCGCTCAATTTTTACAAGGAAAAAGTATCCGAAGGAGCAGACCTGGCACAGGTATTGAAGCGCATACACGACAAAGGACGTGACAACGCCCGGACCCCCATGCAGTGGAATGATGGTCCGCAAGCTGGTTTTACGACGGGAGAACCATGGATTCAGCTCAATACGAATTACATGGATATCAACGTGGAACAACAATTGCTGGACCCGGATTCCATCTTCAATTATTACAAGAAACTGATTCAGTTGCGCAAACAATATGAAGTATTCGTCTATGGAGATTATCAGTTGATCCTCGAAGATCATCCGGAAATTTATGCATATGTACGCACATTTGAAAATGAAACACTGCTTGTGATTCTGAATTTCTTTGGAAGAACTCCTACTTTCCAACTGCCGGATTGTTTGCATATCGAAGCGCCTGAACTTCTCATTAGCAACTATGCGGTTGCTGCAGATCGTGAGATACAAGAAATAACGCTTCAACCGTATGAAGCGAGAGTCTATCGTTTGCCCACAAATCCTTCTTCAGCTAACGAGGGCGAGAGTTAA
- a CDS encoding carbohydrate ABC transporter permease produces MNRQRLATSTFAYLIAFVAFICFVFPFFLLIINSFKSNGEILTNPFSLPQHWNFAHFGDVIHKMNFLVTFKNTFLITTLSTIFILLFSAMAAYHLVRKPTKYNKVFFTILVASMVIPFQSLMIPLIYIYGAKLQLIDSMPIPLLIIFYIGFGSALSIFIYHGFIKSIPIEIEEAALIDGCNTRQTFFKIVLPMLTPITVTIAILNVLWIWNDYLLPSLVLNDESVYTMPVKMKVFSGTYMNNWELLIPAILLTVLPILIVYMFGQRYIIKGVIQGSIK; encoded by the coding sequence ATGAACAGACAACGATTGGCGACTTCCACCTTTGCCTATTTGATTGCATTCGTCGCATTTATTTGTTTTGTATTTCCCTTTTTTCTGCTCATTATCAATTCATTCAAAAGCAATGGGGAAATTTTAACGAATCCGTTCTCTCTGCCTCAGCATTGGAATTTTGCACACTTTGGTGACGTCATTCACAAGATGAATTTTTTGGTCACATTTAAAAACACGTTTCTCATTACAACTCTAAGTACGATTTTTATCTTGCTTTTTTCCGCAATGGCTGCTTATCACTTGGTCAGAAAACCAACGAAATACAATAAAGTGTTTTTCACTATTTTGGTGGCTTCCATGGTCATTCCGTTTCAATCTTTGATGATTCCGCTCATTTACATTTATGGTGCGAAACTTCAATTGATTGATTCGATGCCGATTCCTTTATTGATTATCTTTTATATTGGCTTCGGAAGTGCCCTATCCATTTTTATCTATCATGGATTTATCAAATCCATTCCGATTGAGATTGAAGAGGCGGCTTTAATTGATGGTTGCAATACCAGGCAAACGTTTTTCAAGATTGTTTTGCCTATGCTTACACCGATAACAGTAACCATTGCGATTCTAAATGTTTTATGGATCTGGAATGACTACTTGCTTCCTTCCTTGGTCTTAAATGACGAAAGTGTCTATACGATGCCGGTTAAAATGAAAGTGTTCAGCGGTACGTATATGAACAACTGGGAACTGTTGATTCCTGCCATTCTCTTGACAGTACTGCCAATTTTAATTGTATACATGTTTGGTCAGCGATACATTATCAAGGGTGTGATTCAAGGATCAATCAAGTAA
- a CDS encoding homoserine dehydrogenase, which yields MDKVKIALLGLGTVGCGVLKGLKQHRGKIEKTLGKELELCSILVRSPYKKRNVEVPSELLTTSIEEVFSDPGLSVVIEAMGGLEPALSYVKLALHQGCHVITANKALIAKYGQELHELAAAKGVQLLYEASVGGAIPIISTVRHFLKVNEVYKLYGILNGTTNYILTKMWEREESYQKILLEAQSLGYAEADPTADVEGYDALHKLTILTNLCFGITPDLERIARTGIADISVDELKLAYHFGYRIKLLASVEKKNGNIHLKVAPSLLPLSHPLASVDDVVNAVCIQTDLAGELTFFGRGAGELPTASAVLEDLFYLLRNQNQNSTPDASIEKVELDYAQSASEYFLYLQVPEKQADEQLSKLLHLLRKEGIYVHNATQVLDKNGFISIGARMTCHSTNTLKNISYHFGEKITIREVLEQGDDSVYAASVNL from the coding sequence GTGGATAAAGTGAAAATCGCTCTTTTAGGGTTGGGAACAGTGGGATGTGGAGTGCTTAAAGGCCTTAAGCAACATCGTGGGAAAATAGAAAAAACTCTAGGGAAAGAACTGGAATTGTGTTCTATCTTAGTGAGGAGCCCTTACAAAAAAAGAAATGTAGAAGTGCCATCAGAATTATTGACAACATCCATTGAGGAAGTTTTTTCAGATCCCGGATTGAGTGTCGTCATTGAGGCGATGGGCGGTTTGGAACCGGCCTTATCCTATGTCAAGCTGGCATTGCACCAGGGTTGTCATGTCATTACCGCAAACAAAGCATTGATTGCAAAATACGGGCAGGAGCTGCACGAATTGGCAGCCGCAAAAGGAGTTCAGCTTTTATATGAGGCAAGTGTCGGGGGTGCTATACCGATCATAAGCACTGTGCGGCACTTTTTAAAGGTAAATGAAGTGTATAAACTGTACGGAATTCTGAACGGGACTACGAATTATATCCTGACCAAAATGTGGGAACGGGAAGAATCCTATCAAAAAATCCTCCTTGAAGCACAGTCGCTAGGTTACGCAGAAGCCGACCCCACCGCCGATGTGGAAGGTTATGATGCGTTGCATAAACTTACCATCTTGACGAATTTGTGCTTTGGCATTACACCGGATTTAGAAAGAATAGCAAGGACTGGAATTGCCGATATTTCAGTGGATGAACTTAAGCTGGCGTATCATTTTGGCTATCGCATCAAACTTTTGGCATCTGTTGAGAAGAAAAACGGAAACATTCATCTCAAGGTGGCACCTAGCCTTCTCCCGCTCAGTCATCCGCTGGCAAGCGTAGATGATGTAGTCAATGCTGTATGCATACAGACGGATCTTGCCGGCGAATTAACCTTTTTCGGAAGGGGTGCCGGTGAACTTCCTACAGCGAGTGCCGTACTTGAAGATTTATTCTATTTATTGCGGAATCAAAACCAAAATTCCACTCCTGATGCTTCAATCGAAAAAGTTGAATTGGATTATGCACAATCGGCAAGCGAATACTTTCTTTATCTTCAGGTACCCGAAAAACAAGCAGACGAACAGTTGTCAAAACTTCTGCATCTATTAAGGAAAGAAGGAATCTATGTACATAATGCAACACAAGTATTGGACAAGAACGGTTTTATATCCATTGGCGCAAGAATGACTTGTCACTCGACAAATACCTTAAAAAATATTTCGTATCACTTTGGTGAAAAGATAACCATTCGGGAAGTTCTAGAACAGGGAGACGACAGCGTTTACGCCGCTTCCGTGAACCTGTAA